The following are from one region of the Endozoicomonas sp. 4G genome:
- the thrS gene encoding threonine--tRNA ligase — protein MPVITLPDGSKREFADAVSVIEVAQDIGPGLAKATLAGRINGELVDASTKITDDAELAIITSRDEEGVEVIRHSTAHLLAMATQDLYPGAQVTIGPVIDNGFYYDFSYERAFNLEDLEKIEKRMAELAKQDLGIERVVMTRDEAISAFKAMGEEYKVEIINDLPDSEVISVYRQGEWMDLCRGPHVPSTGKLKAFKLMRVAGAYWRGDSSNEMLTRIYGTAWEDKKALKAYLQRLEEAEKRDHRKLGKKLDLFHMQEEAPGMVFWHPNGWAIYQELEQYMRNKQIMHGYKEIKTPQLVDRSLWEKSGHWDKFKDDMFTTNSEERDIAVKPMNCPCHVQVFNQGLKSYRDLPLRLAEFGSCHRNEPSGALHGIMRVRGFVQDDAHIFVTEDQIQSEVAAFIDFLHEVYEDFGFSRDNMLYKLSTRPEKRVGSDEIWDKAEKALADALDAQQLPWEELPGEGAFYGPKIEFSLKDCIGRVWQCGTMQVDFSMPGRLGAEYVDENGERKTPVMLHRATLGSFERFIGILIEHYEGAMPSWLAPKQVAILNITDRQASYVAELEKMLMEKGVRVKADLRNEKIGFKIREHTLNKVPYLLVVGDKEMENRTVAVRTRTGEDLGTMPVEAFVEHLAADISKRGRTA, from the coding sequence ATGCCTGTAATTACGCTCCCCGACGGCAGCAAGCGCGAGTTTGCTGACGCCGTTTCCGTAATAGAAGTGGCTCAGGATATTGGTCCGGGCCTGGCCAAAGCGACTCTGGCGGGTCGTATCAATGGTGAGCTGGTGGACGCCAGTACCAAAATTACCGATGACGCTGAGCTGGCTATTATCACTTCCCGTGACGAAGAAGGTGTTGAGGTGATCCGTCACTCCACCGCTCACCTGTTGGCGATGGCTACCCAGGATCTGTACCCCGGTGCCCAGGTCACCATTGGCCCTGTGATTGATAATGGCTTCTATTACGACTTTTCCTACGAGCGGGCATTCAACCTTGAAGACCTGGAAAAGATTGAAAAGCGTATGGCTGAACTGGCCAAACAGGATCTGGGTATTGAGCGGGTGGTCATGACCCGTGACGAAGCCATCAGCGCTTTCAAGGCCATGGGTGAGGAATACAAGGTTGAGATCATTAATGACCTGCCAGACAGTGAAGTGATCTCTGTGTACCGTCAGGGTGAGTGGATGGATCTTTGCCGCGGCCCACACGTGCCTTCAACCGGCAAGCTGAAAGCGTTCAAACTGATGCGTGTCGCCGGTGCCTACTGGCGTGGTGATTCCAGCAACGAAATGTTGACCCGCATCTACGGTACCGCCTGGGAAGACAAAAAAGCCCTGAAAGCCTACCTGCAACGTCTGGAAGAAGCTGAGAAGCGTGACCACCGTAAACTGGGCAAGAAACTGGACCTGTTCCATATGCAGGAAGAAGCGCCGGGTATGGTGTTTTGGCACCCCAATGGCTGGGCCATCTATCAGGAACTGGAACAGTACATGCGTAACAAACAGATTATGCATGGCTACAAAGAGATCAAAACTCCCCAGCTGGTGGATCGCTCCCTCTGGGAAAAATCCGGTCATTGGGACAAGTTCAAAGACGACATGTTCACCACCAACTCGGAAGAGCGTGACATTGCCGTTAAGCCCATGAACTGCCCATGCCACGTTCAGGTGTTCAACCAAGGGCTGAAGAGCTACCGTGACCTGCCCCTGCGACTGGCGGAATTTGGTTCCTGTCACCGTAACGAGCCATCCGGTGCGCTGCACGGAATTATGCGTGTTCGTGGCTTTGTTCAGGATGATGCTCACATTTTCGTGACAGAAGATCAGATTCAGTCGGAAGTGGCTGCCTTTATAGACTTCCTTCATGAAGTCTATGAGGACTTCGGTTTCAGTCGTGACAACATGCTCTACAAGCTGTCTACCCGCCCTGAAAAACGCGTCGGTTCCGACGAAATCTGGGATAAAGCCGAAAAAGCCCTGGCCGACGCCCTGGATGCCCAGCAGCTGCCCTGGGAAGAGTTGCCGGGTGAAGGGGCTTTTTACGGACCTAAAATAGAGTTTTCCCTGAAAGACTGTATTGGCCGGGTATGGCAGTGTGGCACGATGCAGGTGGATTTCTCCATGCCGGGTCGTCTTGGCGCTGAATACGTCGATGAAAACGGTGAGCGCAAGACACCGGTTATGCTGCACCGGGCGACTCTTGGCTCGTTTGAACGCTTCATTGGCATACTCATTGAACACTACGAAGGGGCGATGCCATCATGGCTGGCTCCCAAGCAGGTGGCCATCCTCAATATTACTGACAGACAGGCCTCTTATGTGGCAGAACTGGAAAAAATGTTGATGGAAAAGGGCGTTAGGGTAAAAGCGGACTTGAGAAACGAGAAGATCGGCTTTAAAATCCGCGAGCATACCTTGAATAAGGTGCCTTATCTGCTGGTTGTTGGCGATAAGGAAATGGAAAACAGAACCGTTGCTGTGCGTACCCGAACAGGTGAAGACCTGGGTACCATGCCTGTAGAGGCATTCGTGGAGCACCTTGCAGCGGATATCAGCAAGCGTGGCCGTACTGCGTAA
- the rplT gene encoding 50S ribosomal protein L20, translating to MARVKRGVIARKRHKKVLKAAKGYYGARSRVFRVAKQAVTKAGQYAYRDRRQRKRQFRALWIARINAGARTNGLSYSRFIAGLKKSAIEIDRKVLADLAVHDKTVFGQLVEKAKAALA from the coding sequence ATGGCACGTGTAAAACGTGGTGTAATCGCGCGCAAGCGTCACAAGAAAGTTCTTAAGGCCGCCAAAGGTTACTACGGAGCACGTTCACGTGTATTCCGCGTAGCCAAGCAGGCTGTCACCAAAGCAGGTCAGTACGCTTACCGCGACCGTCGTCAGCGTAAGCGTCAGTTCCGTGCTCTGTGGATTGCCCGTATCAACGCCGGTGCGCGTACCAACGGTCTGTCCTACAGCCGCTTTATCGCGGGTCTGAAGAAATCTGCGATCGAAATCGATCGTAAGGTTCTGGCTGATCTGGCGGTACACGACAAGACCGTTTTCGGTCAACTGGTTGAAAAGGCTAAAGCTGCTCTGGCTTGA
- a CDS encoding class I SAM-dependent methyltransferase produces MSEPLYEKNQLGVGFTFHNPVIYLDSWLNSWKGDKPLLDIGCGHGVNTHAALMRGAQVIATDMDKPDLSEWLNDLPAVQQQALTCRAAKLPENMPFEENAFCGILCAEVFHFLTNEDVTPAINELYRILEPGGTLLLTCCSCDVEVLKATDLSREIKEGARKSPLTVTCQRDYISLLTEAAKAFNCPEITDPVLAAHKINIPGRDFCFFTSEQLKALMESAGFIIEVCEQGEAPHYPVWSHGDQDQVRILAKKPA; encoded by the coding sequence ATGTCAGAGCCTTTATACGAAAAGAATCAACTGGGTGTGGGTTTTACTTTTCACAATCCGGTTATCTATCTGGATAGTTGGCTAAATAGCTGGAAAGGAGACAAGCCTCTCCTGGATATCGGTTGCGGCCACGGCGTCAACACTCACGCTGCGCTGATGCGTGGAGCACAGGTAATAGCCACTGACATGGATAAACCGGACTTGTCTGAGTGGCTGAATGACCTGCCAGCGGTTCAGCAGCAAGCGCTCACATGCCGAGCCGCAAAACTGCCAGAGAACATGCCGTTTGAAGAGAATGCCTTCTGCGGGATTCTGTGCGCGGAAGTGTTTCATTTTCTTACCAACGAAGACGTCACACCCGCCATCAATGAACTGTATAGGATTCTTGAACCGGGAGGCACTCTTCTACTGACCTGCTGCTCCTGTGACGTTGAGGTGCTGAAAGCCACCGACCTAAGCAGAGAAATAAAGGAAGGCGCAAGAAAATCACCGTTAACCGTTACCTGTCAGCGGGACTATATAAGCCTTCTGACGGAGGCGGCAAAAGCCTTTAATTGCCCGGAAATAACCGATCCGGTGTTGGCAGCCCACAAAATTAATATCCCCGGAAGAGACTTTTGTTTTTTTACGTCCGAACAACTGAAGGCATTAATGGAAAGTGCCGGATTTATAATCGAAGTCTGTGAGCAGGGTGAAGCTCCCCACTACCCGGTATGGAGTCATGGCGACCAGGACCAGGTACGAATCCTTGCCAAAAAGCCTGCTTGA
- the rpmI gene encoding 50S ribosomal protein L35 encodes MPKMKTNSGAAKRFKKTASGYKRKGAFKSHILTKMTTKRKRQLRGTSMVTPADQGLVKRMLRD; translated from the coding sequence ATGCCAAAAATGAAAACCAACAGTGGTGCCGCCAAGCGTTTCAAGAAAACGGCCAGCGGTTACAAGCGTAAGGGTGCCTTCAAGAGTCACATCCTGACCAAGATGACCACCAAGCGTAAGCGTCAGCTGCGTGGTACCTCCATGGTAACACCTGCCGACCAGGGTCTCGTTAAGCGTATGCTGCGCGACTAA
- a CDS encoding GNAT family N-acetyltransferase, with translation MIETARLIIRELDSSDTEGLASILSDPEVMKFSTVGVRDKEAIRLYIKNCRQNYLTHGYGQWGVFSKETDEVVGVAGLNNSLVQEQELVHVSYRFKVSEQGKGLAKETIRAILEFSSNRLGLLELHAMIDRENVRSRHLAKKVGFRYRSQSSFRNQSVDIFHIALD, from the coding sequence ATGATAGAAACGGCCAGATTGATCATCAGGGAGCTGGATAGCTCCGATACAGAGGGGCTTGCTTCCATACTTTCAGACCCCGAGGTGATGAAGTTTTCTACCGTCGGTGTCAGAGATAAAGAAGCTATACGACTCTACATCAAAAATTGCCGACAGAACTATTTGACCCATGGCTACGGTCAGTGGGGTGTGTTCAGTAAAGAAACGGATGAAGTGGTCGGAGTGGCAGGGCTTAATAACAGCCTTGTGCAAGAGCAGGAACTGGTTCATGTTAGTTACCGGTTTAAAGTTTCAGAGCAGGGTAAAGGTCTGGCTAAAGAGACGATAAGGGCTATCCTTGAGTTTTCATCCAACAGGCTTGGCTTGTTGGAACTGCATGCGATGATCGACCGGGAAAATGTCCGTTCCAGACATCTGGCTAAAAAAGTGGGTTTCCGTTACAGGTCGCAATCCAGCTTCAGAAATCAGAGTGTTGATATTTTTCATATTGCTCTTGATTGA
- the thiH gene encoding 2-iminoacetate synthase ThiH produces MSFIDTFNQLNWDEIRMSILSKTAADVEHALSTRRLTHDQFLSLISPAAEPYLEQMAQKSMALTRQRFGNTVQMYIPLYLSNKCTNICTYCGFSLNNKIRRKTLSMEELDQELKAIKAMGFDHILLVTGEAQGTVGTEYFKTVLNKVRLHFSHITLEVQPLEQSEYEELMALGLDAVLVYQETYHRSAYETYHLRGSKMDFDYRLETADRLGKAGIDKIGVGALIGLEDWRTDSAMVAAHLDYLEKTYWKTRYSISFPRLRPCEGEFQPVSIISDKQLVQLICAYRLFKPEAELSLSTRESESFRDNVLPLGITTMSAFSSTQPGGYADGAVASLEQFSIDDHRRPEAVAAAIKSKGLEAVWKDWDRSYSH; encoded by the coding sequence ATGTCATTTATAGATACCTTTAACCAGTTAAACTGGGATGAAATCAGGATGAGCATCCTTAGCAAAACCGCTGCGGATGTCGAACATGCTCTGTCCACTCGCCGACTGACCCACGATCAGTTTTTGTCACTGATTTCCCCGGCGGCTGAACCTTATCTGGAACAGATGGCACAAAAAAGCATGGCCCTCACCCGCCAGCGCTTTGGTAATACGGTACAGATGTACATCCCCTTGTACCTGTCCAACAAGTGCACCAACATCTGTACCTACTGTGGCTTCAGCCTGAACAACAAAATTCGCCGCAAAACCCTGAGCATGGAAGAGCTGGACCAGGAGCTGAAAGCCATCAAAGCCATGGGGTTTGATCATATCCTGCTGGTCACAGGTGAAGCCCAGGGCACTGTCGGCACCGAATATTTCAAAACCGTTCTCAACAAAGTCAGACTGCACTTTTCCCATATCACGCTGGAAGTACAACCTCTGGAACAAAGTGAATACGAAGAGCTGATGGCCCTCGGGCTGGACGCCGTTCTGGTTTACCAGGAAACCTACCATCGGTCGGCCTATGAGACGTACCACCTGCGCGGCAGCAAGATGGATTTTGACTATCGTCTGGAAACCGCAGACAGGCTCGGCAAAGCCGGCATCGACAAGATTGGCGTGGGCGCCCTGATTGGCCTGGAAGACTGGCGTACAGATTCCGCCATGGTCGCCGCACACCTCGACTATCTGGAAAAGACCTACTGGAAAACCCGTTACTCCATCTCTTTTCCAAGACTGCGCCCCTGCGAGGGTGAATTCCAGCCCGTTTCCATCATTTCAGACAAACAGCTGGTGCAGCTTATCTGTGCTTACCGCCTGTTTAAACCGGAAGCCGAACTGTCACTCTCCACCCGGGAATCAGAATCCTTCAGAGACAATGTCTTGCCCCTGGGCATTACCACCATGAGCGCTTTCTCAAGCACTCAACCTGGCGGTTATGCCGATGGTGCCGTTGCATCCCTGGAGCAATTCTCCATCGACGACCACCGTCGCCCTGAAGCGGTAGCGGCTGCGATCAAGTCGAAAGGTCTGGAAGCGGTCTGGAAGGACTGGGATCGCAGTTATAGCCACTGA
- a CDS encoding CesT family type III secretion system chaperone → MTDPDEQFTAFLKDFGEHIGHDLTAEDNICALVDENNEIAVIIELPENSDLLLLYRMLAPMPTDPELQAARAMQLLSLNGAPDKLKGAWFYTDPDGMGLHLMTSHPIGSLTHETFKNLVLGYIEHANTLSQELLEEEQGLVYQPSAARGIAE, encoded by the coding sequence ATGACTGACCCCGACGAACAGTTCACAGCATTTTTAAAGGACTTTGGAGAACATATTGGTCACGACCTGACAGCAGAAGACAACATCTGCGCCCTGGTGGACGAGAACAATGAGATCGCAGTGATCATAGAGTTACCGGAAAACAGTGATCTGTTATTGCTGTATCGCATGCTGGCACCCATGCCAACCGATCCCGAGCTACAGGCCGCCAGGGCAATGCAGTTGCTATCCCTCAATGGAGCCCCGGACAAACTCAAAGGTGCCTGGTTTTATACCGATCCCGATGGCATGGGTTTACACCTGATGACCAGCCACCCTATCGGTAGCCTGACCCATGAAACATTCAAAAATCTGGTGCTTGGCTATATAGAACACGCCAACACACTCTCTCAGGAACTACTGGAAGAAGAGCAAGGATTAGTTTACCAACCATCAGCCGCCAGAGGGATTGCAGAATGA
- a CDS encoding Uma2 family endonuclease: MSNLAEDFFLMSESEYLAFEESSKERHEYYDGYVVAMTGGSANHDVISLNAAFVLREKAPDGCQVFGSNLRLKLDHLNRSSYCYPDAWMRCCEPRLNKETVGDKPCLIVEVLSPGTRKTDQTYKAVEYSKALKHCRGEYLLVDSQVPSVILLGWVGEEFKKKSIAGLEDHIRIDRLDATIPVEDFYRGVFSLT; the protein is encoded by the coding sequence ATGAGCAACCTGGCAGAAGACTTTTTTTTGATGTCAGAATCAGAGTATCTGGCGTTTGAAGAAAGCTCAAAAGAACGACACGAATATTACGACGGCTATGTCGTTGCTATGACTGGCGGCTCAGCAAACCACGACGTAATCAGTCTGAATGCAGCCTTTGTCCTCAGGGAGAAAGCGCCTGACGGGTGCCAGGTATTCGGCAGTAACCTCAGGCTGAAGCTTGACCACCTGAATCGTTCCAGCTACTGCTATCCAGACGCCTGGATGCGCTGTTGCGAACCCAGGCTTAACAAAGAAACCGTTGGTGACAAGCCGTGCCTGATCGTAGAAGTGTTGAGTCCCGGAACTCGCAAAACAGACCAGACCTACAAGGCTGTTGAGTATTCCAAAGCGCTTAAGCACTGCCGGGGAGAGTATCTGCTGGTGGATTCTCAAGTGCCTTCTGTGATTCTGCTTGGCTGGGTAGGCGAAGAGTTTAAAAAGAAGTCGATAGCGGGATTGGAAGATCATATTCGCATAGACCGTTTGGATGCGACCATTCCGGTCGAGGATTTTTACAGGGGAGTTTTTAGCCTGACTTGA
- the infC gene encoding translation initiation factor IF-3 — MRRNSFRDRRPQKAPINENIRAKEVRLIGADGSQVGVVDTRDALSMAQEAGLDLVEINATSEPPVCKILDYGKHQYEQKKQKAAAKKKQVQTQVKEVKFRPGTEEGDYQVKLRNLVRFLTEGNKAKVSLRYRGREMAHQQLGMELMNRVEKDLEEIGTVEQRPKMEGRQLIMVIAPKKKK, encoded by the coding sequence ATCAGACGTAACAGCTTCCGCGATCGTCGCCCGCAGAAAGCGCCGATCAATGAGAATATCCGTGCCAAAGAAGTCCGACTGATTGGAGCCGACGGCTCTCAGGTAGGGGTGGTCGATACCCGTGACGCTTTGTCCATGGCCCAGGAAGCAGGGCTGGATCTGGTTGAGATTAACGCAACCAGCGAACCCCCAGTCTGTAAAATCCTTGACTACGGCAAGCATCAGTACGAGCAAAAGAAACAAAAAGCCGCAGCCAAGAAGAAACAGGTTCAGACCCAGGTGAAAGAAGTTAAGTTTCGCCCGGGCACAGAGGAAGGGGATTACCAGGTAAAACTGCGCAACCTGGTACGTTTCCTGACAGAGGGCAACAAGGCGAAGGTTTCCCTTCGCTACCGTGGTCGTGAGATGGCTCACCAGCAGCTGGGCATGGAACTGATGAACCGGGTTGAAAAAGATCTGGAAGAAATCGGTACCGTTGAACAGCGTCCAAAAATGGAAGGCCGTCAGCTGATCATGGTTATTGCCCCGAAAAAGAAAAAGTGA
- a CDS encoding transposase: protein MLQGIRLKANPTDQQKLVLSQWMGCARFIWNAKCDEHRYYSTYAKKYCPIGTHAPVDTKAVQFKSEELSPWLSDCPSQIIRNSATNWYKTYRKYMNGLCGKPKKKAKTDKGSVYLTNEVFRFDICEDGVTRLFIGTKTNNIGYLSFKTHRPFKEPKSIYIRKEAGQYSVSFCYDDGSEEPATEKEHLEYLKGASKEWLEEHVIGVDRGVVIPVHTGVKPYDFEEDQKKNMDKRQRYLKRFQRRLSRQTKGSNRRQKTKNRISRQHKKVANIRQDFCHKTSRKMVDSKARVIVFEDLKTSKMTRRPKAKKDQNGKFISNKAKQKAGLNKAILNVGWHFLETYTRYKAAKAGKAVFKVPAPFTSQECADCGHTHPDNRKTQERFLCGQCGHFDNADRNASIVIKKRAIKFFMDSGTELVGKGIPVLTKGRGANRKPGKGKPSSAARSETSKKKRTVTTPVACLVLEARSFRGE, encoded by the coding sequence ATGCTGCAAGGTATCCGACTCAAAGCCAATCCAACAGATCAGCAAAAGTTGGTTCTGTCTCAGTGGATGGGCTGCGCTCGGTTTATCTGGAATGCGAAATGTGATGAGCATCGTTATTACAGCACTTACGCAAAAAAATACTGCCCCATAGGTACGCATGCCCCTGTTGACACAAAGGCAGTCCAATTCAAAAGCGAAGAGTTATCACCCTGGTTATCCGATTGTCCCAGTCAGATAATCAGAAACTCGGCTACCAACTGGTATAAGACCTACCGGAAGTACATGAATGGCTTGTGCGGTAAACCAAAGAAAAAAGCCAAGACAGACAAGGGCAGTGTTTACCTCACCAATGAAGTTTTCCGGTTCGATATCTGTGAAGATGGTGTAACCCGTCTTTTCATTGGTACAAAGACCAACAATATTGGTTATTTGTCGTTTAAAACTCACCGTCCATTCAAGGAACCAAAATCCATTTACATTAGAAAAGAGGCTGGTCAGTACTCTGTTTCTTTCTGTTATGACGATGGATCAGAAGAACCAGCAACAGAAAAAGAGCATTTGGAATACCTTAAAGGTGCTTCCAAAGAGTGGCTGGAAGAGCATGTTATTGGCGTCGATCGAGGTGTTGTCATACCTGTTCATACTGGCGTTAAGCCTTACGACTTTGAAGAAGACCAGAAAAAGAACATGGATAAGCGCCAGCGATACCTAAAGAGGTTTCAGCGCCGTTTGTCTCGCCAAACCAAAGGCTCTAACCGTCGTCAGAAAACAAAGAACAGGATTAGCAGGCAGCACAAGAAAGTAGCCAACATTCGGCAAGATTTCTGCCATAAAACCAGCCGTAAAATGGTTGACAGCAAGGCCAGAGTCATTGTTTTCGAGGATCTGAAAACCTCAAAAATGACCCGCAGGCCAAAAGCAAAAAAAGATCAAAACGGAAAGTTCATCTCCAACAAGGCGAAACAAAAAGCCGGACTGAACAAGGCCATTCTCAACGTAGGATGGCACTTCTTGGAAACCTACACCCGATATAAAGCAGCAAAAGCAGGCAAAGCTGTATTCAAAGTGCCTGCACCCTTTACGAGTCAAGAGTGTGCTGATTGCGGTCACACTCACCCCGACAACCGCAAGACACAAGAACGGTTTCTTTGCGGTCAATGTGGACACTTTGACAACGCTGACAGAAACGCCAGCATCGTAATCAAGAAACGAGCAATTAAGTTTTTCATGGACTCTGGAACGGAGTTGGTTGGCAAAGGAATTCCTGTGCTAACCAAAGGACGTGGAGCGAACCGTAAGCCGGGAAAGGGCAAGCCCTCTTCCGCAGCTCGCAGTGAAACGTCAAAAAAGAAAAGAACGGTAACTACTCCGGTAGCTTGCTTAGTATTGGAAGCTCGCTCCTTTAGGGGCGAGTAG